One genomic segment of Desulforamulus reducens MI-1 includes these proteins:
- a CDS encoding class I SAM-dependent rRNA methyltransferase — protein MTKVVLHQGKQKRIAGGHPWVYWGEIKEIIGDFNPGDIVEVVDFRDRFVGRGYINPASQITVRIMTRNSEEEINEEFFRKRIQGAWEYRQKVVRESNACRVIFGEADFLPALIVDKFGDYLSVQTLALGIDVHKETIFKLLQEIVQPKGMYERNDVSVRKLEGLPLITGFIGEPFDPKVVIKENGIQFVVDLEGGQKTGYFLDQRENRMALQGLVKGSRVLDCFCHTGTFSMYATKYGAKEVLGLDIAAPALEVARVNAQLNGYGDRCTFKECNSFDELRAMERAEEKFDVVILDPPAFTKSRKAIEGAIRGYKEINLRGMKLLPPGGYLITCSCSYHMHEDMFLDVILDAARDAGRQLRLVELRRQAKDHPMLLGYPESHYLKCVVLQVW, from the coding sequence ATGACCAAAGTAGTATTGCATCAGGGAAAACAGAAACGCATTGCTGGGGGGCATCCCTGGGTCTATTGGGGTGAAATAAAAGAAATTATTGGGGATTTTAATCCCGGTGATATCGTAGAGGTCGTAGATTTTCGTGATCGGTTTGTGGGGCGCGGTTATATCAACCCTGCATCGCAAATTACTGTTCGCATCATGACTAGGAATTCAGAGGAAGAAATTAACGAAGAGTTTTTCCGTAAGAGAATTCAAGGTGCCTGGGAGTATCGTCAGAAGGTTGTAAGGGAGAGCAACGCCTGTCGGGTTATCTTTGGTGAAGCAGATTTTTTACCTGCTTTAATTGTCGATAAGTTTGGTGATTATCTGTCTGTACAAACATTGGCCCTTGGTATAGATGTGCATAAGGAAACCATCTTTAAGCTTTTACAGGAAATTGTGCAACCTAAGGGGATGTATGAACGAAACGATGTATCGGTGAGAAAACTTGAGGGATTACCTCTGATAACCGGATTTATTGGAGAACCCTTTGACCCCAAGGTCGTGATAAAAGAAAATGGCATTCAATTTGTTGTGGACTTGGAGGGTGGCCAGAAGACAGGGTATTTCCTCGACCAAAGGGAAAATAGGATGGCTTTGCAGGGGCTGGTGAAGGGAAGCAGGGTACTGGACTGTTTCTGTCATACTGGTACCTTTTCCATGTATGCTACTAAATATGGAGCTAAGGAAGTTTTAGGATTAGATATAGCGGCCCCTGCTCTGGAAGTGGCCCGGGTCAATGCACAGTTGAACGGTTACGGTGATCGATGTACCTTTAAGGAATGCAATAGCTTTGATGAGCTAAGGGCCATGGAACGGGCGGAAGAGAAATTTGATGTGGTTATATTGGATCCGCCGGCCTTCACCAAGTCCCGTAAGGCCATAGAAGGGGCTATACGGGGATATAAGGAGATTAATCTGCGAGGCATGAAACTATTACCCCCAGGTGGTTATTTGATTACCTGTTCCTGTTCCTATCACATGCATGAGGATATGTTCCTGGACGTGATTTTAGATGCTGCCAGAGATGCCGGAAGGCAGCTAAGGCTGGTGGAACTAAGGCGCCAGGCCAAAGATCATCCAATGTTACTGGGTTATCCAGAAAGCCACTATCTCAAGTGTGTGGTATTGCAGGTCTGGTAG
- a CDS encoding amidohydrolase has protein sequence MNRLLIRGATILTMEGPEAIIETGELLIEDGWITHVGLPGSASGSFDMDEVIEADGQVAMPGFINCHTHAAMTLLRGYADDLPLMTWLSEKIWPFEGRMTNEDIYWGTMLACLEMIKSGTTCFGDMYDCMHDVARAVEKTGMRAMLSRGMIGIAPTADKALIEAEELARNWNGKADGRITVMVAPHAPYTCPPDYLDKAMNLAAKHKLGINIHLAETLTEFEDIKKQYGKTPVKHLDQLGLFKLPVLAAHCVHLDEEDMDILAQKAMGVAYNPQSNMKLASGIAPVAKLLELGATVGIGTDGTASNNNLDMLEELRAGSFLQKVSTMNPEVIPAYRALQMATIDGALCMGLGDRVGLIKEGMRGDVILLDTQQPHMCPRHNLVANIAYAANSSDVRTVVIDGKVVMLDRVVKTIDEERVMYEVRERAARLAGK, from the coding sequence TTGAATAGACTACTTATCCGCGGGGCAACAATTCTAACCATGGAAGGTCCAGAAGCCATTATAGAGACCGGAGAGCTTTTAATTGAGGACGGCTGGATTACTCACGTAGGATTGCCAGGATCTGCATCCGGTTCCTTTGATATGGATGAGGTCATAGAAGCAGATGGTCAGGTGGCGATGCCGGGCTTTATTAACTGCCATACCCATGCTGCCATGACGCTACTCAGAGGATATGCCGATGACCTCCCATTGATGACCTGGCTATCTGAAAAGATATGGCCCTTTGAGGGTAGAATGACCAATGAGGATATTTACTGGGGAACCATGCTGGCCTGTCTGGAAATGATTAAGTCCGGAACCACCTGTTTTGGTGACATGTACGACTGTATGCATGATGTTGCCAGAGCAGTGGAAAAGACGGGCATGAGGGCAATGTTGTCCCGGGGAATGATCGGTATAGCACCCACTGCTGACAAAGCCCTGATTGAAGCAGAGGAACTGGCAAGGAACTGGAACGGCAAAGCAGATGGCAGGATTACGGTGATGGTAGCTCCCCATGCACCCTATACATGCCCACCGGATTACCTGGACAAGGCTATGAATTTAGCGGCCAAGCACAAGCTTGGCATCAATATCCATCTGGCGGAAACATTGACAGAATTTGAGGACATTAAAAAGCAGTATGGCAAGACCCCAGTGAAACATTTAGACCAATTGGGATTATTTAAATTACCCGTATTAGCTGCCCATTGTGTCCATTTAGATGAGGAAGATATGGATATTTTAGCCCAAAAGGCCATGGGTGTTGCCTATAACCCCCAAAGTAATATGAAGTTAGCCAGTGGCATCGCGCCGGTAGCCAAGTTACTGGAATTGGGTGCCACAGTTGGTATTGGTACGGATGGAACAGCCAGTAACAATAACCTGGATATGTTGGAAGAATTAAGGGCAGGCTCTTTTCTGCAAAAGGTTAGTACTATGAATCCAGAAGTGATACCAGCTTATCGTGCCCTACAGATGGCGACCATTGACGGTGCCCTGTGCATGGGGCTGGGAGACAGAGTGGGCCTGATAAAGGAAGGCATGCGGGGGGACGTTATTTTGCTGGATACCCAACAGCCCCATATGTGTCCCCGTCATAATTTGGTGGCAAATATAGCCTATGCCGCCAATTCTTCGGATGTACGCACCGTTGTGATTGATGGTAAGGTTGTCATGTTGGACAGGGTTGTTAAAACCATTGATGAGGAAAGGGTAATGTACGAAGTTAGGGAGCGAGCAGCACGTTTAGCCGGTAAATAG
- a CDS encoding class II aldolase/adducin family protein produces MVKATEKVRETVARLGRKMLESGLVAGTWGNISCRLEAENVVVITPSGMDYANLQPSDMVVLDLDGRVIEGYRKPSSEAPLHLAIYRARKDVLGIVHTHSEVATAFGVLREPIEPVVEDAAMLVGGPVEVARYALPGTEELAQNVVKALGERYAVLMANHGLVGVGRRVEEAFTVCQVVEKCARIYAWAKSLGKPVVIPDQDVSELSRIYRSSYGQPQK; encoded by the coding sequence ATGGTAAAGGCAACTGAAAAAGTAAGAGAAACGGTGGCCCGGCTGGGGAGAAAAATGTTGGAGTCTGGTTTGGTTGCAGGAACCTGGGGAAATATTTCCTGCCGGTTAGAGGCAGAGAATGTTGTGGTTATTACCCCCAGTGGTATGGATTATGCTAATCTGCAGCCTTCTGATATGGTTGTACTGGATCTAGACGGTCGGGTTATCGAAGGGTACCGAAAGCCATCCAGCGAGGCACCCCTGCACCTTGCAATTTATCGAGCCAGAAAAGATGTGTTGGGGATTGTACATACTCACAGTGAAGTGGCAACAGCCTTTGGAGTTTTAAGGGAGCCCATAGAACCCGTGGTAGAAGATGCAGCAATGCTAGTTGGCGGTCCTGTGGAAGTGGCCCGGTATGCTTTGCCGGGGACAGAAGAACTGGCTCAAAATGTAGTTAAAGCCCTTGGTGAACGCTATGCGGTACTGATGGCGAATCACGGGCTAGTGGGTGTTGGCCGAAGGGTTGAAGAAGCGTTTACGGTGTGTCAAGTGGTGGAAAAGTGCGCAAGGATCTATGCTTGGGCTAAATCCCTGGGCAAACCTGTCGTTATACCGGACCAAGATGTGTCCGAGCTATCTAGGATTTACCGTAGCTCTTATGGCCAGCCCCAAAAATAG
- a CDS encoding adenosylhomocysteinase — protein sequence MPDYIVRDINLAPAGRLKIDWVRQHMPVLNEIRAQFEKEQPFKGYRVAVCIHLEAKTAYLAEVLRAGGAEVSIAGSNPLSTQDDVAAALAAAGLNVYSWYNATDEEYKEHLLHLIDDQPDIVIDDGGDVVQLLHTERTEAASRVLGGCEETTTGVLRLRSLAKQGELKFPMIAVNDAYCKYLFDNRYGTGESVWSGIMRTTNLITAGKTVVVAGYGWCGKGIAMRAKGMGAKVIVTEVDPVKAIEAYMDGFHPMNSLEAAKLGDIFITVTGCKDVFTGVHYERMKDGAILCNAGHFDVEVNKPDLLALATSRRIVRKDIEEFTMKDGRKIYLLAEGRLVNLAAGDGHPAEIMDMSFALQALSARYVLENAKKLSNEVYVVPKEIDDRVANLKLKSLGVDIDSLTPEQEAYINEWNHGT from the coding sequence ATGCCTGACTACATTGTACGAGATATTAACCTGGCCCCTGCGGGTCGTTTAAAGATTGACTGGGTTCGCCAACATATGCCGGTATTGAATGAAATCCGTGCACAGTTTGAAAAGGAGCAACCCTTTAAAGGGTACCGGGTGGCGGTATGCATTCACTTAGAGGCTAAAACCGCTTATTTGGCAGAAGTTTTGAGGGCCGGTGGTGCGGAGGTTTCCATTGCTGGTTCAAATCCGTTGTCTACCCAGGATGATGTTGCCGCAGCTCTGGCAGCGGCAGGACTGAATGTTTATTCCTGGTACAATGCTACCGATGAAGAGTATAAAGAACATCTACTGCATTTAATAGATGACCAGCCGGACATTGTCATTGATGATGGCGGTGATGTTGTTCAGTTGTTGCATACCGAAAGAACAGAAGCTGCTTCCCGGGTGCTGGGAGGTTGCGAGGAGACCACCACCGGGGTATTGCGCCTACGCTCCCTAGCCAAACAGGGGGAATTGAAATTTCCCATGATTGCCGTAAATGATGCCTATTGTAAGTATCTTTTTGATAATCGCTATGGCACAGGGGAGTCGGTATGGTCCGGTATAATGCGTACCACAAACCTGATTACTGCGGGGAAAACTGTAGTAGTAGCGGGTTACGGCTGGTGCGGTAAAGGTATCGCCATGCGTGCCAAGGGAATGGGGGCCAAGGTGATTGTTACAGAGGTCGATCCCGTAAAGGCCATCGAAGCTTATATGGATGGATTCCATCCCATGAATAGCTTAGAAGCTGCTAAACTGGGGGATATTTTTATTACAGTTACTGGATGCAAGGATGTGTTCACTGGCGTACACTATGAACGTATGAAAGACGGGGCTATTCTCTGTAATGCTGGACATTTTGATGTGGAGGTTAACAAACCAGATTTGCTAGCCTTAGCAACCTCCCGGAGGATTGTTAGAAAGGACATTGAGGAGTTTACCATGAAAGATGGCCGGAAAATTTACTTATTAGCAGAGGGGCGTCTAGTTAACCTTGCTGCGGGTGACGGACATCCGGCAGAGATCATGGATATGTCCTTTGCTCTTCAAGCCCTAAGCGCTAGATATGTGTTGGAGAATGCTAAAAAGTTATCTAATGAAGTATACGTGGTACCGAAGGAAATTGATGACCGAGTGGCCAATCTAAAACTAAAATCTTTGGGAGTGGATATTGATTCCCTCACGCCTGAGCAAGAAGCCTATATTAACGAGTGGAACCATGGTACCTAA
- the mtnA gene encoding S-methyl-5-thioribose-1-phosphate isomerase, with protein MNAIIWENNQLQLLDQTKLPRTIEYIQCTDYHTVGKAIKKLSVRGAPAIGAAAAYGLVVGAQQVDATDRKTFLEKLEAIAGELGATRPTAVNLRWALDRMMMRLSTAPEQNVEDLRKIMLEEAHAIYNEDVESNRKMGEYGQELLPEEARVLTHCNAGALATAGYGTALGVVRAAHEKGKKVHVYADETRPLLQGARLTSWEMVQEGIPVTLITDNMAGYLMSKKMVDCIVVGADRITANGDVANKIGTYGVAVLANHHNIPFYVAAPLSTIDMSLSSGEEIPIEERDPQEVTHHGGQPMAPEGVQVWNPAFDVTPNSLVKAIITERGVVLPPFAENLAKICCNKK; from the coding sequence TTGAACGCAATTATATGGGAAAATAACCAACTGCAGCTGCTGGATCAGACCAAGCTGCCCCGTACCATTGAATATATCCAGTGTACAGATTATCATACTGTTGGTAAGGCAATAAAAAAATTATCTGTTCGAGGAGCCCCGGCCATTGGAGCGGCTGCTGCCTATGGTCTGGTGGTGGGAGCGCAACAAGTGGATGCCACGGATCGGAAAACCTTTCTGGAAAAATTGGAAGCCATTGCTGGTGAATTGGGGGCAACCAGACCAACGGCGGTCAATCTCCGGTGGGCCTTGGATCGGATGATGATGCGTCTAAGTACTGCCCCAGAGCAGAATGTCGAAGACCTACGCAAAATCATGTTGGAAGAAGCCCATGCCATCTATAACGAAGATGTTGAAAGCAATCGAAAGATGGGCGAATATGGACAGGAGTTATTACCGGAGGAAGCCCGTGTACTGACCCACTGCAACGCTGGAGCCCTGGCAACGGCGGGTTATGGAACAGCCTTGGGGGTTGTGCGGGCTGCCCATGAAAAGGGTAAGAAGGTGCATGTTTATGCGGATGAAACCAGACCCCTTTTGCAAGGAGCCAGATTAACTTCCTGGGAAATGGTGCAGGAGGGAATTCCAGTGACCCTCATTACCGATAATATGGCTGGTTATCTAATGTCCAAAAAAATGGTTGATTGTATCGTGGTTGGTGCAGATCGGATTACTGCCAACGGCGATGTGGCAAACAAAATTGGTACTTATGGTGTGGCGGTACTGGCTAATCATCATAACATTCCCTTTTATGTGGCGGCTCCTCTGTCAACCATTGACATGAGTCTTTCATCCGGGGAGGAAATTCCCATTGAGGAAAGGGACCCCCAAGAGGTGACCCATCATGGTGGGCAGCCCATGGCTCCAGAAGGGGTTCAGGTATGGAACCCTGCCTTTGATGTGACACCAAATTCACTGGTAAAAGCGATTATTACGGAGAGGGGTGTTGTTTTACCGCCCTTTGCTGAAAACCTTGCTAAAATATGCTGTAATAAAAAGTAG
- the mtnP gene encoding S-methyl-5'-thioadenosine phosphorylase: MSVRIAIIGGTGVYDPNILDNIRDEKVSTAYGEVGMKIGDYQGKSVAFLNRHGVGHSVPPHLVNYRANIAALKELGVKSIFATAAVGSLNRNMAPGHFVFSDQFLDFTKVRKNTFFEGGEQGVVHIDMTDPYCPELRKVLTSAAEDLGLTYHRYGTYVTCEGPRFETPAEIKMYQLLGGDLVGMTSVPEVVLAREKEMCYANISMVTNYAAGISPTKLTHQEVLDVMAENAGNLKKLAMKAISLIDPERGCLCQEALERLNKE; the protein is encoded by the coding sequence GTGAGCGTCCGAATAGCGATCATTGGTGGAACCGGAGTTTATGACCCGAATATCTTAGATAACATAAGGGATGAAAAAGTGAGCACTGCCTACGGGGAAGTGGGTATGAAAATCGGCGACTATCAGGGGAAATCGGTGGCTTTCTTGAATCGTCACGGGGTAGGACATTCTGTGCCGCCGCATCTGGTAAATTATCGTGCAAATATTGCAGCTCTGAAGGAATTGGGTGTCAAGAGTATTTTTGCCACCGCAGCAGTGGGTTCTTTGAATAGAAACATGGCCCCGGGTCATTTCGTTTTTTCAGATCAATTTCTTGATTTTACGAAGGTAAGAAAGAATACTTTCTTTGAAGGCGGGGAGCAAGGGGTTGTACATATTGATATGACAGACCCCTATTGCCCGGAACTACGTAAAGTGTTAACTTCGGCTGCGGAAGACTTAGGGTTAACCTATCACCGCTACGGAACCTATGTTACCTGTGAGGGACCCCGCTTTGAAACTCCAGCAGAGATTAAAATGTATCAATTGCTTGGGGGGGACCTGGTGGGTATGACCAGTGTGCCAGAGGTTGTGCTGGCCCGTGAAAAAGAAATGTGTTATGCCAATATTTCTATGGTTACGAATTATGCGGCGGGTATTTCGCCAACCAAATTAACTCATCAGGAAGTATTGGATGTAATGGCAGAGAATGCTGGGAATTTAAAGAAGCTTGCCATGAAGGCCATCAGCTTAATTGACCCCGAAAGGGGTTGCCTGTGTCAGGAGGCATTGGAAAGGCTGAATAAGGAGTGA
- a CDS encoding DUF1540 domain-containing protein encodes MPEVACTVSNCKYYKQGNFCTADQIIVQNDAQGGGFGPNAQLSNLAATPANSNDDTCCQTFKNANG; translated from the coding sequence ATGCCAGAAGTAGCATGCACAGTTTCCAACTGCAAGTATTATAAGCAAGGAAACTTTTGTACAGCAGATCAAATCATTGTACAAAATGATGCTCAAGGTGGCGGTTTTGGACCCAATGCACAGTTAAGTAATTTAGCTGCTACGCCAGCCAACAGTAACGATGACACCTGCTGCCAAACCTTTAAAAACGCAAATGGTTAA
- the ftsY gene encoding signal recognition particle-docking protein FtsY, with protein sequence MGFFDRLKESLTKTRQSFIEKIDQVVTGRTGIDEDLYEELEEVLIQADVGVSTAMKLVERVRKGVKARNVQEASRLKEIFQEELEYLMGEKITPIQLNPEGPTVIMVVGVNGVGKTTTIGKMAHNFKEQGKKVLLAAGDTFRAAAIDQLEIWADRVGVDIIKHQEGSDPGAVAYDAVHAARSRKADILLVDTAGRLHNKSNLMDELRKVHKIVAREMPGAPHEVLLVLDATTGQNALNQVKIFSEAVNVTGIALTKLDGTAKGGVVTSIVTEMAIPVKLIGIGERMDDLRPFNPKDFINALYGKTKDNA encoded by the coding sequence GTGGGCTTTTTTGACCGATTAAAAGAAAGCTTAACCAAAACCCGCCAAAGTTTTATTGAAAAAATTGATCAGGTGGTCACAGGTCGTACGGGCATTGATGAGGACCTTTATGAAGAATTGGAAGAAGTATTAATACAGGCTGATGTGGGAGTTAGTACAGCCATGAAATTGGTTGAACGGGTGCGCAAAGGTGTAAAAGCCAGAAATGTGCAGGAAGCTTCTCGTTTAAAGGAGATTTTCCAGGAAGAATTGGAATACCTGATGGGTGAAAAGATAACGCCCATTCAACTAAATCCCGAGGGACCCACCGTTATTATGGTGGTGGGGGTGAATGGTGTGGGTAAAACCACCACCATTGGGAAAATGGCCCATAATTTTAAAGAGCAGGGAAAAAAAGTTCTATTGGCAGCCGGAGATACTTTCCGGGCAGCTGCCATTGACCAACTGGAGATTTGGGCCGATCGGGTAGGGGTGGACATTATTAAACACCAGGAGGGTTCCGATCCCGGGGCTGTGGCCTATGATGCTGTTCATGCGGCCCGTTCCCGTAAAGCAGATATCCTTTTGGTTGACACCGCTGGCCGTTTGCATAATAAAAGCAACTTAATGGATGAATTGAGAAAGGTGCATAAAATTGTGGCCCGGGAAATGCCAGGGGCGCCCCATGAGGTACTGCTCGTATTGGATGCCACCACAGGACAAAATGCACTGAATCAGGTAAAAATATTTAGTGAGGCTGTTAATGTTACTGGCATTGCCCTCACCAAGTTAGATGGCACAGCCAAGGGTGGTGTGGTTACTTCTATTGTGACAGAAATGGCCATTCCCGTAAAACTCATTGGCATTGGTGAACGAATGGATGATTTACGTCCCTTTAATCCAAAGGACTTTATTAATGCCCTTTATGGTAAAACTAAAGACAATGCATAA